The Gemmatimonadota bacterium genome window below encodes:
- a CDS encoding phytanoyl-CoA dioxygenase family protein encodes MATKTYASLPYTEPANLVRDFASRGIVALPPEGLGIPEEIHHRIYSQEKQAYLARKPVTPGGIPDVLKVINAPGVVDACNRIVGRNWAIVPFTHNASFASGARDQHWHKDDNGPYNARKQRHHQAVQIEMLYYPQDVTEVMGPTATIPYSHYWTFNHEENHDNFAGADHLDFEYQISGLEGVPVSGPDSEYDWEDVVNRRTAHDVRMREAVTNTRWPLVAPFEAAPLRAGSVLFYSHNTFHRGNHRRDDWRLWDDHPRFMWRFWIYRTTEPDGVAGSEPEEIAWRDLGVDPLTGVDLREADDDTIVVWRYHSHWMRTGRTPPPRPETSALSSTERDADARDLHEQLHAAGDEAEPRRIGAAYKFASLGDDALAVKHLGAALYSHRESVRRAATYGLVAVGEQATDTFLEATASPVKWVRKAGVYGLGDCAPLTGEVLESAASLLHHDPSVYVRAVAAGTLGCLGRRAAGTGNGVALIPDCLEALILSLEREENRLSMDLAQKRSIKFARPTDECDVCEGNGVDMGLDRFEPVRSAVRENALWSMVILCSHGAHLAGNALDATINVLITVVRCDKNVICVGLAMDALGRLANLETREPAPASLERLRAGLLEVLGDSPIRCWESLVRGGLSTEHLSTCSEAG; translated from the coding sequence GTGGCTACGAAAACCTATGCTTCGCTGCCTTACACCGAACCAGCCAACCTTGTCCGGGATTTCGCCAGCCGCGGCATTGTCGCCCTTCCGCCGGAAGGCCTCGGCATCCCCGAAGAGATACATCATCGAATATACAGCCAGGAAAAGCAGGCCTACCTGGCCAGAAAGCCGGTGACGCCCGGCGGCATACCGGACGTTCTCAAGGTCATCAACGCCCCGGGCGTGGTCGATGCCTGCAACCGGATCGTGGGCCGCAACTGGGCCATTGTGCCCTTTACCCACAATGCCTCCTTCGCGAGCGGTGCCCGGGACCAGCACTGGCACAAGGACGACAACGGGCCCTACAACGCCCGCAAGCAGCGCCACCACCAAGCCGTGCAAATCGAAATGCTGTACTATCCCCAGGACGTGACCGAAGTCATGGGGCCCACGGCCACCATACCCTATTCCCACTACTGGACCTTCAATCACGAAGAAAACCACGACAACTTCGCCGGCGCCGACCACCTGGATTTCGAATACCAGATCAGTGGCCTGGAAGGCGTCCCGGTCAGCGGTCCCGATTCCGAATACGACTGGGAAGATGTCGTCAATCGGCGAACGGCCCATGACGTCCGGATGAGGGAAGCGGTAACCAACACCCGGTGGCCGCTGGTAGCGCCCTTTGAAGCGGCGCCGCTGCGGGCGGGGAGCGTACTGTTCTATTCCCACAACACGTTCCACCGGGGGAATCACCGGAGAGACGACTGGCGCCTGTGGGATGATCATCCCCGCTTCATGTGGCGATTCTGGATCTATCGGACCACCGAACCGGACGGGGTCGCTGGGAGTGAGCCCGAAGAAATCGCCTGGCGCGATCTAGGTGTCGATCCCCTGACCGGGGTTGACCTGCGGGAGGCGGACGACGACACGATCGTGGTCTGGCGCTATCATAGTCACTGGATGCGGACGGGGCGGACGCCGCCGCCACGGCCTGAAACCAGCGCGCTCTCCTCGACGGAACGCGATGCCGACGCACGGGACCTGCACGAACAGTTGCACGCGGCGGGGGACGAAGCGGAGCCCCGGCGCATCGGCGCCGCCTACAAGTTCGCCTCGCTCGGGGACGACGCCCTGGCCGTGAAGCATCTCGGGGCAGCGCTCTACAGCCACCGGGAAAGCGTCCGCCGGGCGGCGACGTACGGCCTGGTCGCCGTCGGCGAGCAGGCCACGGATACCTTCCTTGAAGCCACGGCCTCTCCCGTCAAATGGGTAAGGAAGGCGGGGGTTTACGGTTTGGGTGACTGCGCGCCGCTCACCGGCGAAGTATTGGAATCCGCCGCTTCGCTCCTCCATCATGATCCCTCTGTTTACGTCCGCGCCGTTGCCGCGGGTACTCTGGGGTGCCTGGGACGCCGCGCCGCGGGGACGGGTAATGGCGTTGCCCTGATCCCGGACTGTCTCGAAGCGCTCATCCTCAGCCTCGAACGGGAGGAGAACCGGCTAAGCATGGATCTGGCCCAGAAGCGGAGCATCAAGTTTGCGCGGCCCACCGACGAGTGCGACGTCTGCGAAGGAAACGGCGTCGATATGGGGCTGGACCGATTCGAGCCGGTGCGATCGGCGGTACGGGAGAACGCCCTCTGGTCCATGGTCATCCTCTGTTCCCACGGAGCTCACCTGGCGGGCAACGCCCTTGATGCCACGATCAATGTCCTGATCACGGTAGTGCGCTGCGACAAAAACGTCATCTGCGTGGGACTGGCGATGGATGCCCTCGGTCGCCTGGCGAACCTGGAAACCCGTGAGCCGGCACCCGCCTCCCTCGAGCGACTGCGGGCAGGCCTGCTTGAGGTTCTCGGCGACTCCCCGATCCGGTGCTGGGAGTCCCTTGTCCGCGGCGGTCTGAGTACGGAGCATCTTTCCACGTGCTCCGAAGCCGGCTAG
- a CDS encoding ATP-binding cassette domain-containing protein, producing MPHILVDDIVKTFRIAQRRSGLWGAFQGVLRREYRTIKALDRVSFELAQGELVGYIGPNGAGKSTTVKVLSGILVPDSGQCAIDGRIPWRDRIANAANIGVVFGQRTQLWWDLPVIESFDLLRDIYRVGGREYEQARDELASLMDLEPLYDVPVRQLSLGQRMRCDLAAALLHAPSVLFLDEPTIGLDAVSKLAVRDFIKRLNRERGVTVVLTTHDMDDIEALCERVMVIGHGRILSDSTLNDLRARVTRERRLIIDLLDDGRKIEDPDVTFISRSGNRVHLQFDPDRVQTAALVSRITAKYSIKDLYVENPPIEEIISRLYDDHELR from the coding sequence GTGCCGCATATCCTCGTCGATGACATCGTCAAGACCTTCCGTATCGCCCAGCGCCGGTCCGGGCTCTGGGGCGCCTTCCAGGGCGTCCTTCGCCGTGAATACCGGACGATCAAGGCCCTTGACCGCGTCTCCTTCGAACTGGCGCAGGGAGAACTGGTGGGCTATATCGGTCCTAACGGGGCGGGCAAGTCCACCACGGTAAAAGTCCTCTCCGGCATCCTGGTGCCCGATTCGGGTCAGTGCGCGATCGACGGACGCATCCCGTGGAGGGACCGGATCGCCAACGCGGCCAACATCGGCGTGGTGTTCGGCCAGCGGACCCAGTTGTGGTGGGACCTGCCCGTGATCGAATCCTTCGACCTGCTTCGGGATATCTACAGGGTTGGCGGAAGGGAATACGAACAGGCCAGGGATGAACTCGCGTCGCTCATGGACCTGGAACCCCTGTACGATGTCCCGGTACGCCAACTCAGTCTCGGGCAACGCATGCGGTGCGACCTGGCCGCGGCCCTCCTGCACGCACCTTCGGTGCTTTTCCTTGACGAGCCCACCATCGGCCTGGATGCCGTTTCGAAGCTCGCTGTACGGGATTTCATCAAGCGACTGAACCGGGAACGGGGCGTTACCGTCGTGCTGACCACCCACGACATGGACGATATCGAGGCCTTGTGCGAACGGGTGATGGTGATCGGTCACGGTCGCATCCTGTCCGACAGCACACTGAACGACCTGCGCGCCCGGGTGACCCGGGAGCGTCGTCTCATCATCGATCTGCTTGACGATGGCCGGAAGATTGAGGATCCGGACGTTACCTTCATCTCGCGAAGCGGAAACCGCGTCCACCTGCAGTTCGATCCGGACCGTGTGCAGACTGCGGCCCTGGTCAGCCGGATTACGGCGAAGTACAGCATCAAGGATCTCTACGTCGAGAATCCCCCGATCGAGGAGATCATTTCCCGGTTGTACGACGATCACGAACTCCGTTGA
- a CDS encoding ABC-2 family transporter protein yields MIQPFILPYTAVLSARFRMILQYRAAAIAGFVTQIGWGAIRVMAMEAFYRSTNAPQPMHLEDVVTYVWLGQALLGLLPWNPDTEIRAMVRSGTVAYELVRPVNLYTYWFSRSLAFRIAPTFMRSIPLAILALLFFGMQAPTSPEALVFWLAATLGAVLLSTALTVILSITLMWTISGEGVAFLVSPVIYLLAGMVIPLPLFPDWAQRILEILPFRGICDAPFRLYMGHIPVTEAWAVLVHQLVWIVILVAFGAWLLSRATRRLVVQGG; encoded by the coding sequence ATGATCCAGCCGTTCATCCTCCCATACACCGCCGTGCTGTCCGCCCGGTTCCGCATGATCCTCCAGTACCGGGCCGCGGCCATTGCCGGGTTCGTCACGCAGATCGGCTGGGGCGCGATCCGCGTCATGGCCATGGAAGCGTTCTACCGGTCCACGAACGCCCCCCAGCCCATGCACCTCGAGGACGTGGTGACCTATGTATGGCTGGGCCAGGCGCTGCTCGGCCTGCTGCCGTGGAATCCCGACACGGAAATCCGCGCCATGGTGCGTTCGGGTACCGTGGCCTATGAACTCGTCCGGCCGGTAAACCTCTACACGTACTGGTTTTCCCGGTCGCTGGCATTCCGGATCGCGCCGACGTTCATGCGTTCCATCCCGCTTGCGATCCTCGCGTTGCTGTTTTTCGGGATGCAGGCTCCCACCTCGCCCGAAGCCCTGGTTTTCTGGCTTGCGGCGACCCTCGGCGCGGTACTGCTCAGTACGGCCCTTACCGTGATCCTGTCCATCACGCTGATGTGGACGATTTCAGGGGAAGGCGTGGCCTTTCTGGTTTCACCGGTCATCTATCTGTTGGCGGGGATGGTCATCCCCCTACCGCTCTTCCCCGACTGGGCGCAGCGCATACTCGAAATCCTGCCGTTCCGCGGTATCTGCGACGCGCCGTTCAGGCTGTACATGGGCCATATCCCGGTCACGGAAGCCTGGGCCGTGCTTGTTCACCAGCTGGTCTGGATCGTTATCCTGGTCGCATTCGGCGCGTGGTTGCTCTCGAGAGCAACCCGCCGGCTGGTCGTTCAGGGGGGTTGA
- a CDS encoding ABC-2 family transporter protein, translated as MANPLALYTHYVSISLRGQMQYRVSFLLGTVGQLLGTGVEFIGILALFDRFGSLVQWSLAEVAFFYGIVNVAFAFTDALSRGFDHVGQLVRTGEFDRMLLRPRSTVLQLIGQEFTLKRLGRFIQGGGVLLWATLFLDIEWSAATVALTAVTVICGACFFLGLFINIGTVSFWTTETLELMNVLTYGGIEASKYPLSIYRAWFRRFFTMVIPMGCVTYFPVLAILGRPDPLGTSLAFQYTAPMFGLLYFILSLFIWRLGLRHYRSTGS; from the coding sequence ATGGCGAACCCGCTTGCCCTGTACACCCACTACGTGAGCATCTCCCTGCGGGGCCAGATGCAGTACCGTGTTTCGTTCCTGCTGGGCACGGTGGGGCAACTGCTCGGCACGGGGGTGGAGTTCATCGGCATTCTGGCCCTGTTCGACCGTTTCGGCAGCCTTGTCCAGTGGTCGCTCGCCGAAGTCGCCTTCTTCTACGGGATCGTCAACGTGGCCTTTGCCTTCACCGATGCGTTATCCCGAGGTTTCGACCACGTGGGCCAACTGGTCCGCACCGGCGAGTTCGACCGCATGCTGCTCCGGCCCCGGAGCACCGTGCTCCAGCTGATCGGGCAGGAATTCACGTTGAAGCGGCTCGGCCGGTTCATCCAGGGCGGCGGCGTCCTGCTCTGGGCGACACTCTTCCTGGACATCGAATGGTCGGCCGCGACAGTGGCGTTGACAGCGGTAACGGTGATTTGCGGCGCCTGTTTCTTCCTGGGGCTTTTTATCAACATCGGCACGGTGTCTTTCTGGACCACGGAGACCCTCGAGCTCATGAACGTATTGACCTACGGGGGCATCGAGGCTTCGAAATACCCCTTGTCCATTTACAGAGCCTGGTTCCGCCGGTTCTTCACCATGGTGATCCCCATGGGCTGCGTGACCTATTTCCCGGTCCTCGCCATCCTTGGCCGGCCAGATCCGCTCGGTACGTCACTCGCATTTCAATACACGGCTCCCATGTTCGGCCTGCTTTACTTCATCCTGTCGTTGTTCATCTGGCGACTCGGACTCCGGCACTATCGTTCGACGGGCAGCTAG
- a CDS encoding class I SAM-dependent methyltransferase codes for MANNRQYRSNTLFVGTRGVKEYRASIPCWVNASDTVLEIGCEWGTTTTIIAEHAAAVIGTDVSPVVIDRARERHPHLRFETLDAFDVRAALELNEEFTKIYIDMSGISGYRSLLDLIALLNSYAAVLRPEAIVVKSGALKHFASRCIPFGEHGAWHE; via the coding sequence ATGGCAAACAACAGGCAGTATCGGTCCAATACCCTGTTCGTCGGCACGCGCGGCGTCAAGGAGTACCGGGCAAGCATACCCTGCTGGGTGAACGCCTCCGATACCGTGCTCGAAATCGGCTGCGAATGGGGTACGACCACCACGATCATCGCCGAACACGCCGCGGCCGTAATCGGTACGGACGTAAGTCCGGTAGTGATCGATCGGGCCCGGGAACGCCATCCCCACCTCCGGTTTGAAACATTGGACGCATTCGACGTGAGGGCGGCGCTCGAACTGAATGAGGAATTCACCAAGATCTACATTGACATGTCGGGTATATCGGGTTACCGGTCCCTGCTGGACCTGATCGCGCTCCTGAACAGCTACGCCGCCGTACTGAGACCGGAAGCGATCGTGGTCAAGAGCGGCGCGTTGAAGCACTTCGCCTCCCGTTGCATCCCTTTTGGGGAACATGGAGCCTGGCATGAGTGA
- a CDS encoding YdcF family protein translates to MSEHVTAGVSPAAGQRKTGILVHGYNLNAERWESVAWGETPDRLGRVPLGVFVALCEQADVMVFGSGASRKNGMLESEATARLLRERFDELVGFSVFEKHLPELKHPDSSGLYRKQIESVLRLDTESQNTREEIAHAGRVFLDRGVERIILVSSPTHLPRCLRDACTIFEESRELSRLRHGLYAVPSVTGYVGYTAADVAIFEPPHRPDRSGSNISGVVARIHDIPESGRERFVRRLDDLLAEFKV, encoded by the coding sequence ATGAGTGAGCACGTGACGGCCGGTGTTTCTCCCGCTGCCGGTCAGCGAAAGACCGGCATTCTCGTTCATGGATACAATCTGAACGCCGAACGGTGGGAGTCCGTGGCGTGGGGAGAAACGCCGGACCGGTTAGGCCGGGTGCCCCTGGGCGTGTTTGTCGCGTTGTGCGAGCAGGCTGATGTAATGGTTTTCGGTTCGGGCGCGTCCAGAAAGAATGGCATGTTGGAATCAGAGGCGACGGCCCGGTTGTTGCGGGAACGGTTCGACGAACTCGTGGGTTTTTCGGTTTTTGAGAAACACCTGCCCGAATTAAAGCACCCGGATTCATCCGGTCTGTACAGGAAACAGATCGAGTCCGTACTGCGCCTGGATACCGAATCGCAAAACACCCGGGAGGAAATAGCCCACGCCGGCCGCGTGTTCCTCGACCGGGGGGTGGAGCGGATCATCCTCGTTTCGAGTCCGACCCATCTTCCCCGGTGCCTGAGGGACGCCTGTACGATCTTCGAAGAGAGCAGGGAGCTGTCCCGGTTGAGGCACGGTCTATATGCCGTACCGAGTGTTACGGGTTACGTGGGATACACGGCGGCCGACGTCGCCATTTTCGAGCCGCCACACCGTCCGGACCGCTCCGGATCGAACATCAGCGGCGTGGTGGCGCGTATTCACGATATCCCGGAATCCGGGCGGGAGAGGTTCGTCCGGCGGCTGGATGACCTTCTGGCGGAATTTAAAGTATAA
- a CDS encoding phytanoyl-CoA dioxygenase family protein, translated as MMTPEQRYLFDVFGYLHIENALSKQELAACQRASDRYMNTPEDRLPPGFGFDGKRHLHGFAFDKSLEGLTRHPSIWPIVRELTNDKPRLISGTLQVDRPGESAVGGLHCAREGFGWESTRYETHHGRVYCDDIIVFPYLDDVLPGDGGLIVLPGSHKANFPRPENLFNNGLMHGVEDLAPGVVNITPRAGDSIVTSELMTHGILEWRPRDRIRRILVLRYKPQHAGLAMPFPDEIKAVLSPETRELIETAHYNHVKRIVKDDQDDGFQGASE; from the coding sequence ATGATGACTCCGGAACAACGGTACCTGTTCGACGTGTTCGGCTACCTGCACATCGAAAACGCGCTTTCGAAGCAGGAACTCGCGGCCTGCCAGCGCGCGTCGGACCGGTACATGAACACCCCGGAGGACCGGCTGCCGCCCGGATTCGGGTTCGACGGCAAGCGGCATCTCCACGGTTTCGCCTTCGACAAGTCGCTCGAAGGGTTGACCCGCCATCCGTCGATCTGGCCCATCGTGCGGGAACTCACCAACGACAAGCCCAGGCTGATCAGCGGCACCCTCCAGGTGGACCGTCCCGGGGAATCGGCCGTGGGCGGACTGCACTGCGCCAGGGAAGGATTCGGCTGGGAAAGCACTCGCTACGAGACTCATCACGGCCGGGTCTATTGCGACGATATCATCGTCTTCCCCTACCTGGACGACGTATTGCCGGGCGACGGCGGTCTCATCGTGCTGCCCGGATCCCACAAGGCGAATTTCCCCCGCCCCGAAAACCTGTTCAACAACGGACTCATGCACGGCGTGGAGGATCTCGCACCGGGCGTGGTCAACATCACACCCAGGGCGGGCGACAGCATCGTGACCTCGGAACTCATGACCCACGGCATTCTCGAATGGCGGCCCAGGGACCGTATCCGGCGCATCCTGGTGCTGCGTTACAAGCCCCAGCACGCCGGGCTCGCGATGCCCTTTCCGGACGAAATCAAGGCCGTGCTGTCCCCCGAGACGCGGGAACTGATCGAGACCGCCCACTACAACCACGTCAAGCGTATCGTGAAAGACGACCAGGACGACGGTTTCCAAGGAGCGTCTGAATGA
- a CDS encoding mechanosensitive ion channel family protein, giving the protein MDTLFNLLEQSWQWTGEEIGITFAILLGTFVAKWLFKHLMTRAAKRLARVTTTRLDDMLIMAVEKPLEWVIVVLGLYLAIYTLRPPEMVMGVLRAGFWVPFSLLTAWMIFRCVNVFTSMLKEWAHKTDTTLDDHLVPLVERALQIMVWILAALMILQNLGYSVSGLLAGLGIGGLAVALAAQKTLADVFGSIMLLVDRPFVAGDWIVSPDREIEGVVESIGFRSTRIRTFEQTLIAIPNNRLAEFVIDNISSRPYRRVWIAVGLTYDTPSERMREAVSRIEQLLRTHPEVSQESTILVRFNEIAENSLDIMVYYFTATTDWAEYLRIREDVNLKVMEIVESLGLQLAFPTRTVHVSHEPEPGEKG; this is encoded by the coding sequence ATGGATACCCTCTTCAACCTCCTCGAACAGTCGTGGCAGTGGACCGGCGAGGAAATCGGCATAACCTTCGCGATTCTACTGGGGACATTTGTCGCTAAATGGCTGTTCAAGCACTTGATGACCCGCGCCGCCAAACGGTTGGCCCGCGTTACCACGACCCGCCTGGACGACATGCTGATCATGGCGGTCGAGAAACCCCTCGAATGGGTGATCGTCGTGCTGGGTCTATACCTCGCCATCTATACGCTGCGCCCGCCCGAAATGGTGATGGGGGTGTTGAGGGCCGGGTTCTGGGTACCTTTCTCGCTTTTGACGGCCTGGATGATCTTTCGGTGCGTCAACGTCTTTACGTCGATGCTCAAGGAGTGGGCGCACAAGACGGATACGACTCTGGACGATCACTTGGTTCCGCTCGTGGAACGGGCTTTGCAGATCATGGTATGGATCCTTGCGGCGCTGATGATCCTGCAGAACCTCGGCTACTCGGTGTCCGGCCTGCTGGCCGGACTGGGGATCGGCGGCCTGGCCGTGGCGCTCGCCGCCCAGAAGACCCTGGCCGACGTTTTCGGATCCATCATGCTGCTGGTCGACAGGCCCTTTGTCGCGGGAGACTGGATCGTGTCGCCGGACCGGGAGATCGAAGGCGTGGTCGAAAGCATCGGTTTTCGTAGTACCCGGATCCGGACCTTTGAACAGACGCTCATTGCCATCCCCAACAACCGCCTGGCGGAATTCGTGATAGACAATATCTCGTCGCGTCCCTATCGCCGCGTATGGATCGCGGTGGGACTTACGTACGATACGCCTTCGGAACGGATGAGGGAGGCTGTTTCGAGGATAGAGCAACTGCTTCGCACCCATCCCGAGGTAAGCCAGGAGTCGACCATACTGGTCCGATTCAACGAGATTGCGGAAAACTCGCTGGACATCATGGTATACTACTTTACCGCAACGACGGATTGGGCCGAGTATCTGAGGATCAGGGAGGACGTCAACCTGAAGGTCATGGAGATCGTCGAGTCGCTCGGGCTTCAGCTTGCTTTTCCTACCCGGACGGTACACGTCTCGCACGAACCGGAACCAGGGGAGAAGGGGTAG
- a CDS encoding transporter substrate-binding domain-containing protein — MPRNAEPVTLDHDIASTVSEDLGLELRFVSAADHSTMVEKLLQGEGDIVAANLTDTPDRRARTTFSVPYHYVDEYLIVPAGNSAPDEIEDLAGVEISVRPSSSYYQTLLELQKKVPELRIGMVPETMTTEQIVDAVSRNEYEATVCDDNLWQAVKAEYDNLAAPMVLAHNRMVVLLMRPEDTDLKEKIDEILLARQILRKREEVFTDDLDGLKKRGRLRMITRNNALTYFIHRGMQVGYEYELLHEFADRNDLRLEIVIPDSHAELLDYLNEGKGDIVAAAMTISDERGARAAFTLPYNDVEEVVVVRSGEGGISSFRDLAGRKLHVRNSSSFRATLEAAADSIEGLEIVGLPDDVETEDIMVGVDEGIYDVTMADSNLLEVEQAYGRNLKAAFRVKPASLGWAVRRENPALLAALDQYIKKEKRGLFFNLMHQKYFENLRTIAKSRDSLRVDLSGQLSPYDDHVKKYAEYYGQDWRLITAQMYQESRFDPNAVSWVGAQGLMQVMPATGKQLGFTRLEDPDEGIHAGVKYMDHLIKRFDPKLPMEFRIHFALASYNAGYGHLLDARRLARELGKDPNQWFGHVEEAMLLLSRPEYYKRARYGFVRGGQPVHYVENIKKYYGAYVEVLASKDPGQPVRTTPLSSR; from the coding sequence ATGCCCCGGAACGCCGAACCAGTCACGCTCGACCACGATATCGCCAGCACCGTGTCCGAAGACCTGGGACTTGAGCTCAGATTCGTTTCCGCCGCCGACCACTCTACGATGGTCGAGAAACTTCTCCAGGGCGAAGGCGACATCGTCGCAGCTAATCTGACAGACACGCCGGATCGGAGAGCCCGGACAACCTTCTCGGTACCATACCACTATGTCGATGAGTATCTCATCGTTCCCGCGGGGAACTCGGCGCCCGATGAAATCGAAGACCTGGCCGGCGTGGAGATCAGCGTTCGCCCGTCCAGTTCGTATTACCAGACACTGCTCGAGCTTCAGAAGAAGGTGCCGGAACTGCGAATCGGCATGGTCCCGGAAACTATGACCACGGAGCAGATCGTCGACGCCGTTTCCCGCAATGAATACGAAGCGACGGTATGCGATGACAATCTCTGGCAGGCCGTCAAAGCCGAATATGACAACCTTGCCGCGCCGATGGTGCTGGCCCATAACCGCATGGTCGTGCTGTTGATGCGGCCGGAAGATACGGATCTCAAGGAAAAGATCGACGAGATTCTTCTGGCCCGGCAGATTTTGCGCAAGCGGGAGGAAGTGTTCACCGATGATCTGGACGGTTTGAAGAAGCGCGGCCGGCTGCGTATGATCACGAGAAACAACGCGCTTACCTATTTCATCCACCGCGGCATGCAGGTCGGATATGAATACGAACTCCTGCATGAATTCGCCGATCGGAACGATCTGCGACTGGAAATCGTCATACCGGACAGTCACGCCGAGTTGCTGGACTACCTGAACGAAGGGAAGGGCGATATCGTCGCGGCAGCGATGACAATCAGCGACGAGCGGGGGGCCCGGGCGGCTTTTACCCTGCCCTACAACGACGTGGAGGAAGTAGTGGTGGTTCGCTCGGGCGAGGGCGGCATATCGAGTTTCAGGGATCTTGCCGGACGCAAGCTGCACGTCAGAAACAGCTCATCGTTTCGCGCAACGCTCGAGGCGGCAGCCGACTCCATAGAAGGACTGGAAATCGTCGGACTGCCGGACGATGTCGAGACGGAGGATATCATGGTTGGTGTCGACGAGGGTATTTACGACGTGACCATGGCCGATTCCAACCTGCTGGAGGTGGAACAGGCTTACGGCCGTAACCTGAAGGCTGCGTTTCGCGTTAAACCGGCGTCACTGGGCTGGGCGGTTCGCAGGGAGAATCCCGCCCTCCTCGCGGCCCTGGACCAGTACATCAAAAAGGAAAAACGGGGACTGTTTTTCAACCTGATGCACCAGAAGTACTTCGAGAACCTGCGCACCATAGCCAAGTCGCGGGATTCCCTGAGGGTCGACCTGAGCGGGCAACTGTCTCCATACGACGATCACGTCAAGAAATACGCCGAATACTACGGACAGGACTGGCGGCTGATCACGGCGCAGATGTACCAGGAATCCAGGTTCGATCCGAATGCCGTGAGCTGGGTCGGTGCACAGGGACTGATGCAGGTGATGCCGGCTACGGGCAAGCAGTTGGGCTTTACCCGCCTGGAGGATCCGGACGAAGGCATCCACGCAGGGGTGAAGTACATGGATCATCTCATCAAACGGTTCGACCCCAAGCTACCCATGGAATTCCGGATACACTTTGCCCTGGCATCCTACAATGCCGGTTACGGACACCTGCTTGACGCCCGGCGCCTCGCCAGGGAACTGGGGAAGGATCCCAACCAGTGGTTCGGCCACGTCGAAGAAGCCATGCTGCTCCTGTCCAGGCCCGAATACTACAAACGCGCCCGTTACGGATTCGTACGCGGGGGCCAGCCGGTGCACTACGTCGAAAACATCAAGAAGTACTACGGGGCTTACGTCGAGGTACTCGCCTCGAAAGATCCTGGGCAGCCCGTACGCACGACCCCGCTATCGTCCCGTTAG